A part of Candidatus Methylomirabilota bacterium genomic DNA contains:
- a CDS encoding putative zinc-binding metallopeptidase: MRDHAWADWPDEKLLDLRMCDLNLRIKGSDLEKRITQLSGELKDRGLRFRPHFWLSDDWFTPDGVPGSAIPIYMAHPRLARLELNQMLEVEGGTLDWCMRILRHETGHAIENAYLLRRRPRRHRVFGKSSVPYPEYYTPKPYSKSFVLHLDSWYAQSHPAEDFAETFAVWLDPHSMWRERYAGWPALKKLEYMDQLMGEIATQEPPVTSKARVDPLFRLRKTLRHHYKEKREHYGLEYPNFYDRDLRRLFSDGSQFASNMPAARFLKRIRNEVRRKVAGWTGEYQYTIDRVLEDMIERCRELNLRLAVSEDQAKLDFTVLLTVQTMNYLHSGRHRVAL; encoded by the coding sequence ATGAGGGACCATGCATGGGCAGATTGGCCAGATGAAAAGCTTCTCGATCTGAGGATGTGCGATCTCAACCTAAGGATCAAGGGGAGCGACTTAGAAAAGCGGATTACACAGCTCTCTGGAGAACTGAAGGATCGCGGCCTCCGCTTCCGGCCCCACTTCTGGCTTTCGGACGATTGGTTCACACCCGACGGGGTTCCCGGAAGCGCGATTCCCATTTACATGGCCCATCCACGCCTGGCACGGCTCGAGCTGAATCAGATGCTCGAGGTCGAGGGGGGAACTCTCGACTGGTGCATGCGCATCCTCCGCCACGAGACGGGCCACGCCATCGAGAACGCGTACCTCCTCCGTCGACGGCCGCGCCGTCATCGGGTGTTCGGCAAATCCTCCGTGCCCTATCCCGAGTATTACACGCCAAAACCATACAGCAAGAGTTTTGTCCTGCATTTGGACTCCTGGTACGCGCAAAGCCACCCCGCTGAGGATTTCGCCGAGACCTTCGCGGTTTGGCTAGACCCGCACTCCATGTGGAGAGAGCGCTATGCAGGCTGGCCGGCGCTCAAAAAACTCGAATACATGGACCAGCTCATGGGGGAAATTGCCACCCAAGAACCGCCGGTAACCTCGAAAGCGCGCGTCGATCCCCTCTTCCGTTTGCGCAAAACCTTGCGACATCATTATAAAGAAAAACGCGAGCACTACGGTCTTGAATACCCAAACTTTTACGACCGGGATCTGAGGCGGCTTTTTTCCGACGGATCGCAGTTCGCCAGTAACATGCCGGCAGCTCGCTTTTTAAAGCGCATCCGCAACGAAGTCCGCCGCAAGGTCGCGGGCTGGACAGGGGAATACCAGTACACGATCGACCGGGTCCTTGAAGATATGATCGAACGGTGCCGCGAGCTGAATTTGCGGCTAGCCGTATCCGAGGACCAGGCGAAGCTGGATTTCACGGTCCTCCTCACGGTCCAGACGATGAACTATCTCCACAGCGGTCGTCACCGGGTGGCGCTATGA